Proteins found in one Choloepus didactylus isolate mChoDid1 chromosome 3, mChoDid1.pri, whole genome shotgun sequence genomic segment:
- the BRF2 gene encoding transcription factor IIIB 50 kDa subunit, translated as MPGGGSCPDCGSTELVEDSHYSQSQLVCSECGCVVTEGVLTTTFADESNLREVTYSRSTGENEQVSRSQQRGLRRVRDLCRVLKLPPTFEDTAVAYYQQAYRHPGIRAARLQKKEVLVGCCVLITCRQNNWPLTMGTICALLYANLDVFSGTYMQIVKLLGLDVPSLCLADLVTTYCSSFRLFQASPSVPAKYVEDKEKMLSRTLQLVELANETWLVTGRHPLPVITAATFLAWQSLQPSGRLTCSLARFCKLANVDLPYPASSRLQELLAVLLRMAEQLAWLQVLKLNKRSVVKHIGDLLQHRHTLVRKAFQDGAEEMAAQEKERQGQEQGQGIEEVGGSSLDLPERKRPASPALLLPPCMLKPPKRLHPTPPVSTVTGDENISDSEIEQYLRTPQEVKDFQRALAARQAATNVPNPP; from the exons ATGCCAGGCGGAGGCAGCTGCCCGGACTGCGGCTCCACGGAGCTCGTGGAGGACTCGCATTATTCGCAGAGCCAGCTGGTGTGCTCCGAGTGCGGCTGCGTCGTCACCGAGGGCGTCCTTACCACTACCTTCGCCGACGAGAGCAACCTACGAG AAGTAACATATTCCCGAAGCACAGGGGAGAATGAACAAGTTAGTCGCAGCCAGCAACGAG GGCTCCGGAGAGTGCGAGATCTTTGCCGAGTTCTGAAGTTACCACCCACATTTGAGGACACAGCAGTTGCCTATTACCAACAGGCATACCGGCACCCTGGTATCCGTGCTGCCAGGCTGCAAAAGAAGGAGGTGCTGGTTGGGTGCTGTGTCTTAATTACCTGCCGGCAAAATAACTGGCCCCTCACCATGGGAACCATCTGCGCCCTGTTGTATGCGAATTTGGATGTGTTTTCTGGCACCTACATGCAGATAGTGAAGCTCCTGGGGCTGGACGTGCCATCTCTGTGCCTGGCAGATCTGGTGACGACCTACTGTAGCAG CTTCAGACTATTCCAAGCCTCCCCTTCGGTGCCAGCCAAATATgtggaagacaaagaaaagatgCTGTCGCGCACGCTGCAGTTGGTGGAGCTGGCAAATGAGACGTGGCTGGTGACGGGACGACACCCCTTGCCTGTTATTACTGCAGCCACTTTCCTGGCTTGGCAGTCGCTGCAGCCTTCAGGTCGTCTGACATGTTCCCTTGCCCGATTTTGTAAACTGGCCAACGTGGACCTGCCCTACCCAGCTTCCTCCCGCCTGCAGGAGCTGCTGGCTGTGCTGCTGCGGATGGCTGAGCAGCTGGCCTGGTTGCAGGTCCTGAAGCTCAACAAACGGTCAGTGGTGAAGCACATCGGGGACCTTCTCCAGCACCGCCACACCCTGGTCCGCAAGGCTTTTCAGGATGGAGCAGAAGAGATGGCTGCCCAGGAGAAGGAGCGGCAGGGGCAGGAGCAAGGACAGGGAATAGAGGAGGTGGGGGGTAGTTCCTTAGATTTGCCTGAGAGGAAGAGACCTGCTAGTCCTGCccttctcctcccaccctgcATGTTGAAGCCCCCAAAGCGTCTCCACCCCACACCTCCCGTTTCCACAGTCACTGGAGATGAGAACATTTCTGACAGTGAAATCGAGCAGTACTTGCGTACCCCTCAGGAAGTTAAAGACTTTCAGAGAGCCTTAGCTGCTAGGCAGGCTGCCACGAATGTTCCTAACCCTCCCTGA